The Brachybacterium huguangmaarense genome contains a region encoding:
- a CDS encoding Gfo/Idh/MocA family protein codes for MNQPTTDVTDPQPAREVPADVRVGVIGVGKMGADHVERLTRRIKGARVSVITDYVEQTARTVAATAPGSRVVSSPEELIAADDVDAVLIASPGQFHKDQAIACIEAGKPVLCEKPLAMNADDAYAVVLAEARSGGRFVSLGFMRRFDAEYAELKDALDAGELGTPVVINCKHRNASVAEGFLDEMMVYDSAVHEIDAINYFLEEPVVEVQTITPTPSENALEGQHDPMIFLFRTRSGKIVTDELYVNTRSGYEVRTEVLGSRGIATIGMNVARVTTQLEGGRWGGSVPADFRPRFRDAYDAEVQAWIHAIEDGSNIAARSAGVWDGYVTAATCAAAEASLTSAGFVAVELRERP; via the coding sequence ATGAACCAGCCCACCACGGATGTCACCGACCCCCAGCCCGCCCGCGAGGTGCCGGCGGACGTACGGGTCGGCGTGATCGGCGTCGGGAAGATGGGCGCCGACCACGTCGAGCGCCTCACCCGGCGCATCAAGGGCGCACGCGTCAGCGTCATCACCGACTACGTCGAGCAGACCGCGCGCACGGTCGCGGCGACCGCGCCCGGCAGCCGCGTCGTCTCCTCGCCCGAGGAGCTCATCGCCGCCGACGACGTCGACGCCGTGCTCATCGCGAGCCCCGGCCAGTTCCACAAGGACCAGGCCATCGCGTGCATCGAGGCGGGCAAGCCGGTGCTGTGCGAGAAGCCGCTCGCGATGAACGCCGACGACGCCTACGCCGTGGTCCTGGCCGAGGCCCGGTCCGGCGGCCGCTTCGTCTCGCTCGGCTTCATGCGCCGCTTCGACGCCGAGTACGCCGAGCTCAAGGACGCCCTCGACGCGGGCGAGCTCGGCACCCCCGTCGTCATCAACTGCAAGCACCGCAACGCCTCGGTGGCCGAGGGGTTCCTCGACGAGATGATGGTCTACGACTCCGCGGTCCACGAGATCGACGCGATCAACTACTTCCTCGAGGAGCCCGTCGTCGAGGTCCAGACGATCACGCCCACCCCGAGCGAGAACGCCCTCGAGGGCCAGCACGACCCGATGATCTTCCTCTTCCGCACGCGGTCCGGGAAGATCGTGACCGACGAGCTGTACGTCAACACGCGCTCGGGCTACGAGGTGCGCACCGAGGTGCTCGGCTCCCGGGGCATCGCCACCATCGGCATGAACGTGGCCCGCGTGACCACCCAGCTCGAGGGCGGCCGCTGGGGCGGCAGCGTCCCGGCGGACTTCCGCCCCCGATTCCGCGACGCCTACGACGCCGAGGTCCAGGCCTGGATCCACGCGATCGAGGACGGCAGCAACATCGCCGCCCGCTCCGCGGGCGTCTGGGACGGCTACGTGACGGCCGCGACGTGCGCCGCCGCGGAGGCCTCGCTCACGAGCGCGGGCTTCGTGGCGGTCGAGCTGCGTGAGCGGCCGTGA
- a CDS encoding MFS transporter, translating into MSDSPRSLLPPGKIPTPDEVPGLVERIAAWGKHRSPLAIAMVATLGSLLFGYDTGVIAGALPYMHLPEAAGGLHLTATEEGLVTSLLAFGAAFGALVGGQINDRFGRRRAIILLAIIFIIGTLGCTFSPNVWVIAPFRFILGWAVGGASSTVPLFLSESAPKRIRGPIVAADQFMIVFGQFVAYAMNAVIARINRAPEAVVQSDPSGTYQAGQTVSWDDLSHITGIVVSDGNGHAWRWMLVLATIPAILLWIGMRRMPESPRWFAANQRYYDVIASLKTVRDPAKDDIPGEVAEMVELEKAEAEQEEWTLRHGLKLRWARRLIWIGIMLGIFDQLTGINTAMWYMPTILSAAGFSTGTAISLNVVTGLVSAIGSAVGFYVIFRLRRRHVGMVQEAGVAISLFVLAALFHFGIEPHMKDDGSIADTIPVFVPWLVLTVVSLFVFIKQAGTVTWVLLAEIFPAKIRGASQGVSVCALWLFNGIVAFVFPPMMAGLGGSLTYLIFAAINVVAFLFYWRIVPETKDVSLEQFEEDFRVEYGD; encoded by the coding sequence ATGTCCGACTCCCCACGTTCCCTTCTTCCGCCGGGGAAGATCCCGACCCCGGACGAGGTGCCCGGCCTCGTCGAGCGCATCGCCGCCTGGGGCAAGCACCGCAGCCCGCTCGCCATCGCGATGGTCGCCACGCTGGGCTCCCTGCTGTTCGGCTACGACACCGGCGTCATCGCCGGCGCCCTGCCGTACATGCACCTGCCCGAGGCCGCCGGCGGTCTGCACCTGACGGCCACGGAGGAGGGCCTCGTCACCTCCCTGCTGGCCTTCGGCGCGGCGTTCGGTGCGCTCGTGGGCGGGCAGATCAACGACCGCTTCGGCCGACGGCGCGCGATCATCCTGCTCGCGATCATCTTCATCATCGGCACCCTGGGATGCACGTTCTCCCCGAACGTGTGGGTGATCGCCCCCTTCCGGTTCATCCTCGGCTGGGCCGTGGGCGGCGCGTCCTCGACCGTCCCGCTGTTCCTGTCGGAGTCGGCTCCCAAGCGGATCCGCGGGCCCATCGTCGCGGCCGACCAGTTCATGATCGTGTTCGGCCAGTTCGTCGCCTACGCGATGAACGCGGTCATTGCCCGCATCAACCGCGCCCCCGAGGCCGTCGTGCAGAGCGATCCGAGCGGCACCTACCAGGCGGGGCAGACCGTCTCGTGGGACGACCTCAGCCACATCACCGGCATCGTGGTCTCCGACGGCAACGGCCACGCCTGGCGGTGGATGCTCGTGCTCGCCACGATCCCGGCGATCCTGCTGTGGATCGGCATGCGCCGCATGCCCGAGTCGCCCCGCTGGTTCGCCGCCAACCAGCGCTACTACGACGTGATCGCGAGCCTCAAGACGGTGCGCGACCCCGCCAAGGACGACATCCCCGGCGAGGTCGCCGAGATGGTCGAGCTGGAGAAGGCCGAGGCCGAGCAGGAGGAGTGGACGCTGCGCCACGGCCTCAAGCTGAGATGGGCCCGGCGGCTCATCTGGATCGGCATCATGCTGGGCATCTTCGACCAGCTCACCGGCATCAACACGGCCATGTGGTACATGCCGACCATCCTGAGCGCCGCCGGCTTCTCGACGGGCACCGCGATCAGCCTCAACGTCGTGACCGGCCTCGTCTCCGCGATCGGGTCCGCCGTCGGCTTCTACGTGATCTTCCGTCTGCGGCGCCGCCACGTGGGCATGGTCCAGGAGGCCGGGGTCGCCATCTCCCTGTTCGTGCTCGCCGCCCTGTTCCACTTCGGCATCGAGCCGCACATGAAGGACGACGGGTCGATCGCCGACACCATCCCGGTGTTCGTGCCCTGGCTCGTGCTCACCGTGGTGTCGCTGTTCGTGTTCATCAAGCAGGCGGGGACCGTCACCTGGGTGCTGCTCGCGGAGATCTTCCCCGCGAAGATCCGCGGTGCCTCGCAGGGCGTCTCGGTGTGCGCGCTGTGGCTGTTCAACGGCATCGTCGCGTTCGTCTTCCCGCCCATGATGGCGGGGCTCGGCGGCTCGCTGACCTACCTCATCTTCGCCGCCATCAATGTCGTGGCATTCCTCTTCTACTGGCGGATCGTGCCGGAGACCAAGGACGTGTCGCTCGAGCAGTTCGAGGAGGACTTCCGCGTCGAGTATGGCGACTGA
- a CDS encoding sugar phosphate isomerase/epimerase family protein codes for MRIGMVTDSLSHLSLTDMLDAAAAAGVTDVEFPIGGWSTAPHCDAEALLADEDALAAFRGAVEDRGLRICAINANGNQLHPVHGDVDDAVLRRAVLLAERLDVHTVVCMSGLPGGAPGDRTPNWVTTSWPPETAAILDYQWNEVALPYWRRTAAFGRDHGVRFAVEMHGSQLVHGARTLLRLRREIGEQIGANLDPSHPMWQGADPRALVAQLHGAIHHVHAKDVRLSPRVIDVEGVLDTTPVDRPAERAWNFVTLGLGHPGGETFWGQLLSDLRAAGYDGVLSIEHEDIHIDAVEALGHTVQLLDRVMPRAAPTWRPAAI; via the coding sequence ATGCGCATCGGGATGGTGACCGACTCGCTGTCGCACCTGAGCCTGACCGACATGCTGGACGCGGCCGCCGCGGCCGGCGTCACGGACGTCGAGTTCCCCATCGGCGGCTGGTCCACCGCGCCGCACTGCGACGCCGAGGCCCTGCTCGCCGATGAGGACGCGCTCGCCGCCTTCCGGGGCGCGGTCGAGGACCGGGGGCTGCGGATCTGCGCGATCAACGCCAACGGCAACCAGCTCCACCCCGTCCACGGCGACGTGGACGACGCGGTGCTGCGCCGGGCCGTGCTCCTCGCCGAGCGCCTCGACGTGCACACCGTCGTGTGCATGTCCGGGCTTCCCGGCGGCGCTCCCGGCGACCGCACCCCGAACTGGGTCACGACCTCGTGGCCCCCCGAGACCGCCGCGATCCTCGACTACCAGTGGAACGAGGTGGCGCTGCCGTACTGGCGGCGGACGGCCGCGTTCGGCCGCGACCACGGGGTGCGCTTCGCGGTCGAGATGCACGGCTCCCAGCTCGTCCACGGCGCGCGCACCCTGCTGCGCCTGCGCCGTGAGATCGGGGAGCAGATCGGGGCGAACCTCGATCCCTCCCACCCCATGTGGCAGGGCGCGGACCCGCGCGCCCTCGTCGCCCAGCTCCATGGTGCGATCCACCATGTGCACGCCAAGGACGTGCGGCTCAGCCCGCGCGTCATCGACGTCGAGGGCGTCCTCGACACCACGCCGGTCGACCGTCCCGCCGAGCGCGCGTGGAACTTCGTGACTCTCGGGCTCGGCCATCCGGGCGGCGAGACGTTCTGGGGCCAGCTGCTCTCCGACCTGAGGGCCGCCGGCTACGACGGCGTGCTGTCCATCGAGCACGAGGACATCCACATCGACGCGGTCGAGGCTCTCGGCCACACGGTGCAGCTCCTCGACCGTGTCATGCCCCGCGCGGCTCCGACCTGGAGACCCGCGGCCATCTGA
- a CDS encoding Cgl0159 family (beta/alpha)8-fold protein — protein MSATAAGFCTAYEEITEVRVQHPERIRELARTRARRTVADTDGRMLIVAADHPARGALASGGRADAMASRTDLLDRLRTALADPRVDGVLGTPDVLEDLLLMGALEDRVVFGSMNRGGLQGGSWEIEDRFTAYDAPSIEADRFDGGKMLLRVDYSDDRTSHTLKMCADAITDLARHELIAMIEPFVSRRGPEGRLVNDLSPEAVIASIHIAQGLGATSAHTWLKLPAVPDMERVMDATTLPTLILGGDPGGSDPDAVRAEWERALAIPHVRGLVVGRSLLYPADDDVAAAVAAAGAMIRP, from the coding sequence ATGAGCGCCACGGCCGCCGGCTTCTGCACCGCCTACGAGGAGATCACCGAGGTCCGGGTGCAGCACCCCGAGCGGATCCGGGAGCTCGCGCGGACCCGCGCCCGCCGCACCGTGGCCGACACGGACGGGCGCATGCTCATCGTCGCCGCCGACCATCCCGCGCGCGGCGCGCTCGCCTCGGGCGGCCGCGCCGACGCGATGGCCAGCCGCACCGACCTGCTCGACCGGCTGCGCACGGCGCTCGCCGACCCCCGCGTCGACGGCGTGCTGGGCACGCCCGACGTGCTCGAGGACCTGCTGCTCATGGGCGCCCTCGAGGACCGCGTCGTCTTCGGCTCGATGAACCGCGGCGGCCTGCAGGGCGGCTCGTGGGAGATCGAGGACCGCTTCACCGCCTACGACGCGCCCTCGATCGAGGCCGACCGCTTCGACGGCGGCAAGATGCTGCTGCGGGTCGACTACTCCGACGACCGCACCTCGCACACGCTCAAGATGTGCGCCGACGCGATCACCGACCTCGCGCGCCACGAGCTGATCGCGATGATCGAGCCGTTCGTCTCCCGGCGCGGCCCCGAGGGGCGGCTCGTCAACGACCTCAGCCCCGAGGCCGTCATCGCGTCGATCCACATCGCCCAGGGGCTCGGCGCGACGAGCGCCCACACCTGGCTCAAGCTGCCCGCCGTGCCCGACATGGAGCGCGTCATGGACGCGACGACGCTGCCGACCCTCATCCTCGGCGGCGACCCCGGCGGCTCCGACCCGGACGCCGTGCGCGCGGAGTGGGAGCGCGCCCTCGCGATCCCGCACGTGCGCGGTCTCGTCGTCGGACGCTCCCTGCTCTACCCCGCCGACGACGACGTCGCCGCCGCCGTCGCCGCGGCCGGTGCGATGATCCGGCCCTGA
- the iolB gene encoding 5-deoxy-glucuronate isomerase, with translation MTTPAAQPAPGGTWYIPARSSAEGSFDTVVDPARRDDWTYTGLKVLALAPGGAETLATGDFEAMVVPLSGGCEVEIVADGTTAAYDLAGRPDVFAGATDAAYAPRRSEIRISSARGGRFAVCLARARTDHPAAYIAAEDVPVEVRGAGAMTRLVRNFGTVGVFDACDALIACEVITPGGNWSSYPAHKHDEQTDSESELEEIYYYEIAESPSGTPGFGYHQTTSTDPERPIDVLEEVRAGDVVLVPHGWHGPCAAAPGHDMYYLNVMAGPGDHRAWDITDRPDQTWVRATWEGLGPDPRLADRT, from the coding sequence ATGACCACCCCCGCAGCTCAGCCCGCCCCCGGCGGCACCTGGTACATCCCCGCGCGCTCGAGCGCCGAGGGCAGCTTCGACACCGTCGTCGACCCCGCGCGGCGCGACGACTGGACCTACACGGGCCTCAAGGTGCTGGCCCTGGCCCCCGGCGGCGCCGAGACCCTCGCGACCGGCGACTTCGAGGCCATGGTCGTCCCGCTGTCGGGCGGGTGCGAGGTCGAGATCGTGGCGGACGGGACGACCGCCGCGTACGATCTGGCCGGCCGGCCCGACGTGTTCGCGGGCGCGACCGACGCCGCCTACGCCCCGCGCCGGTCCGAGATCCGGATCTCGAGCGCACGCGGAGGCCGGTTCGCGGTGTGCCTGGCGCGGGCCCGCACCGACCATCCCGCCGCGTACATCGCCGCCGAGGACGTGCCCGTGGAGGTGCGCGGCGCCGGCGCCATGACCCGCCTGGTCCGCAACTTCGGGACCGTCGGGGTGTTCGACGCATGCGACGCGCTCATCGCGTGCGAGGTCATCACGCCCGGCGGCAATTGGTCGAGCTACCCGGCCCACAAGCACGACGAGCAGACCGACTCCGAGTCCGAGCTCGAGGAGATCTACTACTACGAGATCGCGGAGTCGCCCTCGGGCACGCCCGGCTTCGGCTACCACCAGACGACGTCGACCGATCCCGAGCGGCCCATCGACGTGCTCGAGGAGGTCCGCGCCGGGGACGTCGTGCTCGTGCCCCACGGCTGGCACGGCCCGTGCGCCGCCGCTCCCGGCCACGACATGTACTACCTCAACGTCATGGCCGGTCCCGGCGACCACCGCGCCTGGGACATCACCGACCGGCCCGACCAGACCTGGGTCCGCGCGACCTGGGAGGGCCTGGGCCCCGATCCCCGCCTCGCCGACCGCACCTGA
- a CDS encoding cupin domain-containing protein, translating to MPTLPEIAEQTLAAALAAENGRHAELMIHDGPLRQTVLALRAGTRLADHNAPPAASLQVLSGTVRVTSHEDVEASAGELLVLTHERHGVEALTDAAFLLTTVTSVPGIESHGE from the coding sequence ATGCCCACCCTGCCCGAGATCGCCGAGCAGACCCTCGCCGCGGCGCTCGCCGCCGAGAACGGCCGGCACGCCGAGCTGATGATCCACGACGGCCCGCTGCGTCAGACCGTGCTCGCCCTGCGCGCGGGCACCCGCCTGGCCGATCACAACGCCCCGCCCGCCGCGTCGCTGCAGGTGCTGAGCGGCACCGTGCGGGTCACGAGCCATGAGGACGTCGAGGCCTCCGCGGGGGAGCTGCTCGTCCTGACCCACGAGCGCCACGGCGTCGAGGCGCTCACCGACGCCGCGTTCCTGCTGACCACCGTCACGAGCGTGCCCGGCATCGAGAGCCACGGGGAGTAG
- a CDS encoding GntR family transcriptional regulator, whose product MAPQSTSTGTEPVELPLLVDRAASRPLYLQLADGIETAVRDGVLPPGSRIENEVALSKRLGLSRPTVRQGIQELVDKGMLVRKRGVGTQVVESRVNRPVALTSLYDDLASAGKRPTTEVLEYRVGRPSPEVASRLLLQPGELVLDLVRLRRVDGEPLALLMNSLPERFAPTREELSTTGLYDALRRRGVFAAVAHERIGAITADEEQGELLDEPVGAALLTMERKVFSNDGAVIEHGHHVYRASRYTFEVTLVD is encoded by the coding sequence ATGGCACCGCAGAGCACGTCGACCGGCACCGAGCCCGTCGAGCTGCCGCTCCTCGTCGACCGCGCGGCCTCCCGCCCGCTGTACCTCCAGCTCGCCGACGGCATCGAGACCGCCGTGCGCGACGGGGTGCTGCCGCCCGGCTCGCGCATCGAGAACGAGGTCGCGCTGTCCAAGCGGCTCGGGCTGTCACGTCCGACGGTGCGCCAGGGCATCCAGGAGCTCGTCGACAAGGGCATGCTCGTGCGCAAGCGCGGGGTGGGGACCCAGGTGGTCGAGTCCCGCGTGAACCGCCCCGTGGCCCTGACCTCGCTGTACGACGACCTCGCGAGCGCCGGCAAGCGCCCCACGACCGAGGTGCTCGAGTACCGGGTGGGGCGCCCCTCGCCCGAGGTCGCGAGCCGCCTGCTGCTCCAGCCGGGCGAGCTCGTCCTCGACCTCGTGCGCCTGCGGCGGGTGGACGGGGAGCCCCTGGCCCTGCTCATGAACTCGCTCCCCGAGCGCTTCGCGCCGACCCGCGAGGAGCTCTCGACGACCGGCCTGTACGACGCGTTGCGGCGTCGTGGGGTCTTCGCCGCCGTCGCCCACGAGCGGATCGGCGCGATCACGGCCGACGAGGAGCAGGGGGAGCTGCTCGACGAGCCCGTCGGCGCCGCCCTGCTCACGATGGAGCGCAAGGTCTTCTCCAACGACGGTGCCGTGATCGAGCACGGCCACCACGTGTACCGCGCCTCGCGCTACACGTTCGAGGTGACGCTCGTCGACTGA